Proteins encoded in a region of the Paenibacillus sp. W2I17 genome:
- a CDS encoding AzlD domain-containing protein, producing the protein MEVRWDVFWIIMGSALLTFIPRVLPLMLFSKIQIPMWLLRWLEYVPVAVMAALIGQELFMSGNQLVPITHNAALWASLPTIAVAIWTRSLLGTVLVGIVAMMILRYWIG; encoded by the coding sequence ATGGAAGTAAGATGGGATGTATTCTGGATTATTATGGGTTCGGCACTGTTAACATTTATCCCGCGTGTACTGCCACTGATGCTGTTCAGCAAGATACAGATTCCAATGTGGTTGTTACGCTGGCTGGAGTATGTACCCGTAGCGGTTATGGCAGCGCTGATTGGTCAGGAACTGTTCATGTCAGGCAACCAGTTAGTGCCGATTACGCATAATGCAGCTCTGTGGGCATCCCTGCCTACGATTGCAGTAGCGATCTGGACGCGCAGTCTGCTGGGAACCGTATTGGTCGGTATTGTAGCTATGATGATTTTGCGATATTGGATCGGATAG
- a CDS encoding AzlC family ABC transporter permease — MEEVQDQATFMQGVKDCIPTLLGYLSIGFAAGVIEMTAGLSLAETALLSLILYAGSAQFIAAGMLASNGSAVAIMFTIFFVNLRHLLLSAAVSPYFRHLNPLKNMWIGSLLTDESFGVAMTRAIGRERLSERWMHGLNITAYLNWFVANMAGAYFGRWITNPERLGLDYALPAMFIGLVVLQLVHRKNKKIHINVAIIAVVCVIFASMASLGSMSVIVAAVIAATMGVFMERWK; from the coding sequence ATGGAAGAGGTCCAGGATCAAGCTACATTCATGCAAGGGGTCAAAGATTGTATCCCAACCCTGCTTGGTTATTTAAGTATTGGCTTTGCGGCGGGTGTCATTGAAATGACCGCAGGTCTGAGTCTGGCGGAAACGGCACTGCTCAGCCTGATTTTATATGCAGGATCGGCTCAGTTCATTGCAGCAGGCATGCTTGCATCGAATGGATCAGCAGTAGCCATCATGTTCACCATATTTTTTGTGAATCTTCGTCATTTGCTGCTCAGTGCAGCTGTATCACCGTATTTTCGGCATCTGAACCCGCTTAAAAATATGTGGATTGGTTCACTGCTTACCGATGAGTCTTTCGGCGTGGCGATGACACGTGCGATTGGTAGGGAAAGGCTTAGTGAACGCTGGATGCACGGTCTGAATATTACCGCATATCTGAACTGGTTCGTGGCTAATATGGCGGGAGCGTACTTTGGACGCTGGATCACTAACCCGGAACGACTGGGTCTGGATTATGCCCTGCCAGCAATGTTTATTGGACTGGTTGTACTCCAGTTGGTGCATCGCAAAAACAAAAAAATACACATTAATGTGGCTATTATCGCCGTGGTCTGTGTAATCTTCGCCAGCATGGCTTCACTTGGCAGCATGAGTGTCATTGTGGCTGCGGTCATTGCGGCAACGATGGGAGTGTTCATGGAACGATGGAAGTAA